A genomic region of Enterobacteriaceae endosymbiont of Macroplea mutica contains the following coding sequences:
- the dnaX gene encoding DNA polymerase III subunit gamma/tau, which translates to MNSQVLARKWRPQNFDDIIGQKHVVQAMKHSLATKIIHPSWILSGSRGIGKTTLARIFAMGLNCKKGITNKPCNQCNICCNIKNNTLLDVIELDSAFKTKVEDIRDILDTINYLPVQSRYKIYIFDEFHMLSKHSFNALLKIIEEPPQHVKFIFATTELHKIPITIQSRCIQFHLKLIEYNLIIKKIKNILDLEHICFDINILPIIAYTAQGSMRDALSLTNQLIAMGDLSTKNLHTILGIIDSKHIYLLLSALKNKSNNKIFDLIDHIRSFAVDWENIITRILLLLHSILKIKMLHIENNKNILHNVNIDIEEIYYQKLLDIFTIADIIFLNKIFIHGKVNLYLSPTPQIGFEQIILEAITYFNK; encoded by the coding sequence ATGAATTCTCAAGTATTAGCACGTAAATGGCGTCCCCAGAATTTTGATGATATTATTGGACAAAAACATGTAGTTCAAGCAATGAAACATAGCTTAGCTACCAAGATAATACATCCATCATGGATTTTATCTGGTAGTAGAGGGATCGGTAAAACTACTTTAGCAAGAATTTTTGCGATGGGTTTAAATTGTAAAAAGGGTATTACAAATAAACCATGTAATCAATGTAATATTTGTTGCAATATTAAAAATAATACTCTTTTAGATGTTATCGAATTAGATTCCGCTTTTAAAACTAAAGTTGAAGATATTAGAGATATTTTAGATACAATCAATTATTTACCCGTGCAAAGTAGGTATAAAATATATATATTTGATGAATTTCATATGTTATCTAAACATAGCTTCAATGCTTTATTAAAAATCATAGAAGAACCACCACAACATGTAAAATTTATATTTGCTACTACTGAACTACATAAAATACCTATTACGATACAATCAAGATGCATACAATTCCATTTAAAATTAATTGAATATAATTTAATTATAAAGAAAATAAAAAATATTCTTGATTTAGAACATATATGTTTTGACATAAACATACTACCTATAATAGCTTATACCGCACAAGGAAGTATGAGAGATGCTTTGAGTTTAACAAATCAATTAATTGCTATGGGTGATTTATCTACGAAAAATTTACATACTATATTAGGTATTATTGATAGCAAACATATATACTTATTATTAAGTGCTTTAAAAAATAAGTCTAATAATAAGATTTTTGATTTAATTGATCACATACGTTCTTTTGCTGTTGATTGGGAAAATATTATTACAAGGATATTGTTATTATTACATAGTATTTTAAAAATAAAAATGTTGCATATAGAAAATAATAAAAATATTTTACACAATGTAAATATAGATATAGAAGAAATATATTATCAAAAATTATTAGATATTTTTACAATAGCAGATATTATTTTTTTAAATAAAATCTTTATTCATGGTAAAGTTAACTTATATTTATCTCCTACGCCGCAAATTGGTTTTGAACAAATTATACTAGAAGCTATTACTTATTTTAACAAATAA
- the htpG gene encoding molecular chaperone HtpG, producing MEKPKTKQFQSEVKQLLHLMIHSLYSNKEIFLRELISNASDAADKLKFAALSNNDLYENNSLLKIQIQIDKKEKTLTIHDNGIGMSYDEVIENLGTIAKSGTKEFIESIKNNQNNIDKNTQLIGQFGVGFYSAFIVAHEVLVKTRAAGLPYTQGVLWSSKGEGEYNITYCTKKTRGTSIILKIRDNANEFLDTWRIKNIISKYSNHIALPIEIETFDKKLKKNIWEQINIAQALWLRNKNDISDNEYKEFYKQLTHDSTDPLYWSHNRVEGKQEYVSLLYIPANVPWDIRNRDYKSGLKLYVQRVFIMEDAEQLLPKYLRFIRGLVDSNDLPLNISREILQNNTVIRNMKTMLTKKVLNMLLKITETQDLYNTFWNKFGLVIKEGPAEDFNNKDIINKLLRFASTYNNNSQQIVSLQNYVDRMISGQKNIYFLTADNYNTAISSPHLEFFIQKNIEVLLLTDHIDEWMLSYITEFSGKKLQSISKQDDSLNELINKDNKKDTVKLEKQFQPLLEKIQKILGEKIKKVSLTNRLLNTPAIVTTDTNEMSTQMAKLFAAAGQKTPEIKYNFEINPHHILIKKSLNITDENNLNKFINLLLEEAILAEKGTLDNPNQFIKNINYFLSLSM from the coding sequence ATGGAAAAACCAAAAACTAAACAATTTCAATCTGAAGTAAAACAATTATTACATTTAATGATACATTCTTTATATTCAAATAAAGAAATTTTTTTAAGAGAACTAATATCAAATGCTTCTGATGCAGCTGATAAATTAAAATTTGCAGCATTATCAAACAATGATTTATATGAAAATAATTCTTTATTAAAAATACAAATTCAAATTGATAAAAAAGAAAAAACATTAACTATTCATGATAATGGCATTGGAATGTCATATGATGAAGTTATTGAGAATTTAGGTACTATTGCTAAATCTGGAACTAAAGAATTTATTGAATCCATTAAAAATAACCAAAATAATATAGATAAAAATACTCAATTAATAGGACAATTTGGTGTAGGATTTTATTCTGCGTTTATTGTTGCACATGAAGTTTTAGTTAAAACAAGAGCAGCAGGTTTACCATATACGCAAGGAGTATTATGGAGTTCAAAAGGAGAAGGAGAATATAATATTACTTATTGTACAAAAAAAACACGAGGAACTAGTATCATATTAAAAATTCGTGATAATGCTAATGAATTTCTTGATACATGGCGTATTAAAAATATTATTAGTAAATATTCTAATCATATTGCTTTACCAATAGAAATTGAAACTTTTGATAAAAAATTAAAAAAAAATATTTGGGAACAGATTAATATAGCTCAAGCTTTATGGTTACGTAATAAAAATGATATTAGTGATAATGAATATAAAGAATTTTATAAACAACTAACACATGATTCTACCGATCCTTTATATTGGAGTCATAATCGAGTAGAAGGTAAACAAGAATATGTTAGTTTGTTATATATTCCCGCTAATGTCCCGTGGGATATTAGAAACCGTGATTATAAAAGTGGACTAAAATTATATGTACAACGTGTATTTATTATGGAAGATGCTGAACAATTATTACCTAAATATTTAAGATTTATACGTGGTTTAGTTGATTCTAATGATCTACCATTAAATATTTCCAGAGAAATTTTACAAAATAATACTGTAATACGTAATATGAAAACAATGTTAACAAAAAAAGTTTTAAACATGTTATTAAAAATTACAGAAACACAAGATCTATATAATACTTTTTGGAATAAATTTGGTTTGGTGATTAAAGAAGGACCTGCTGAAGATTTTAATAATAAAGATATTATCAATAAATTATTACGTTTTGCATCTACATATAATAATAATAGTCAACAAATAGTTTCATTACAAAATTATGTAGATAGAATGATCTCAGGTCAAAAAAACATATATTTTTTAACCGCAGATAATTATAATACAGCAATTAGTAGTCCGCATTTAGAATTTTTTATACAAAAAAATATTGAAGTTCTATTATTAACAGATCATATTGATGAATGGATGTTAAGTTATATTACAGAATTTTCAGGTAAAAAATTACAATCTATTAGTAAACAAGATGATTCACTTAACGAGTTAATTAATAAAGATAATAAAAAAGATACTGTAAAACTAGAAAAACAATTTCAACCTCTTTTAGAAAAAATACAGAAAATATTAGGTGAAAAAATTAAAAAAGTATCTTTAACAAATAGATTACTTAATACGCCTGCTATTGTAACTACAGATACAAATGAAATGAGCACGCAAATGGCAAAATTATTTGCTGCAGCTGGACAAAAAACACCAGAAATTAAATATAATTTTGAAATTAATCCACATCATATTTTAATTAAAAAAAGTTTAAATATTACTGATGAAAATAATTTAAATAAATTTATTAATTTATTATTAGAAGAAGCAATTTTAGCAGAAAAAGGTACATTAGATAATCCTAATCAATTTATTAAAAATATAAATTATTTTTTATCTTTATCCATGTAA
- the aroK gene encoding shikimate kinase AroK has translation MAEKRNIFLIGPMGAGKSTIGRQLAYLLNMDFFDSDQEIERRTGADISWVFDVEGEIGFRQREKKIIDEVTHKQGIILATGGGSILLKETRKILSSRGIVIYLTTTIEQQVNRTKRDKKRPLLHKQKDIISQKKFFQTLAKDRNHLYASIADITIATDEHSAKIVANQLVHLLDNI, from the coding sequence ATGGCAGAAAAAAGAAATATATTTTTAATAGGACCTATGGGCGCTGGTAAAAGTACTATTGGACGACAATTAGCTTATTTATTAAATATGGATTTTTTCGATTCTGATCAAGAAATTGAGCGTCGTACTGGTGCAGATATTAGTTGGGTTTTTGATGTTGAAGGAGAAATAGGTTTTAGACAAAGAGAAAAAAAAATTATTGATGAAGTTACTCATAAACAAGGTATTATTTTAGCAACTGGTGGAGGTTCAATTTTATTAAAAGAAACAAGAAAAATATTATCTTCTAGAGGAATTGTGATATATTTAACTACAACTATAGAACAACAAGTAAATAGAACAAAAAGAGATAAAAAACGTCCTTTATTACATAAACAAAAAGATATAATATCACAAAAAAAATTTTTTCAAACTTTAGCTAAAGATAGAAATCATTTGTATGCTAGTATAGCAGATATTACCATTGCAACAGATGAACATAGTGCTAAAATAGTTGCAAATCAATTAGTACATTTATTAGATAATATTTAA
- the aroB gene encoding 3-dehydroquinate synthase: MYSLMVSTQKHQYPVHIGFNLFNKQESFSSLTKNCPVVIITNDTIFNLYFIKFTKQLNSMNIKSNYVLIPEGEQYKTLDTLNIIFTYLLKNNYNRDIILISLGGGVVGDITGLAASLYQRGIKFIQVPTTLLAQVDAAIGGKTAVNHVLGKNMIGRFYSPIAVISNLDCLYSLSKREFISGMSEVIKYGIILDKFFFNWLEKNVIKILNLCPKEINYCIKKCCELKIKVVTEDEYEDNNRSLLNLGHTFGHAIEAKMNYTWLHGEAVSVGIIIATFIAEELQLLQHQDSMRIINILQKCSLPIRSPLNMNAEQYLEYIYRDKKILKNNIRIIIPIEIGKAIIYNITENIILNAIRKLQNINL; the protein is encoded by the coding sequence ATGTATTCTTTAATGGTATCAACACAAAAACACCAATATCCTGTACACATAGGTTTTAATTTATTTAATAAACAAGAATCATTTAGTTCTTTAACAAAAAATTGTCCAGTAGTAATTATAACTAATGATACTATTTTTAATTTATATTTTATAAAATTTACTAAACAACTAAATTCAATGAACATAAAAAGTAATTATGTTCTTATACCAGAAGGAGAGCAATACAAAACATTAGACACTCTAAATATCATTTTTACATATTTATTAAAAAATAATTATAATAGAGATATTATATTAATTAGTTTAGGAGGAGGTGTTGTTGGCGATATTACTGGATTAGCTGCCTCTTTATATCAAAGAGGTATAAAATTTATACAAGTACCTACTACTCTATTAGCACAAGTAGATGCTGCTATTGGAGGAAAAACAGCAGTAAACCATGTTTTAGGGAAAAACATGATAGGTAGGTTTTACTCACCTATAGCAGTAATTAGTAATTTAGATTGTTTATATAGTTTATCTAAAAGGGAATTTATCTCTGGAATGTCTGAAGTCATCAAATATGGTATTATCTTAGATAAATTTTTTTTTAATTGGTTGGAAAAAAATGTAATTAAAATATTAAATTTATGTCCTAAAGAAATTAATTATTGTATAAAAAAATGTTGTGAATTAAAAATTAAAGTAGTTACAGAAGATGAATATGAAGATAATAATCGGTCATTATTAAATTTAGGACATACTTTTGGACATGCTATAGAAGCAAAAATGAATTATACATGGTTACATGGTGAAGCTGTTTCAGTTGGTATAATTATCGCGACTTTTATTGCAGAAGAATTACAATTATTACAACATCAAGATTCTATGAGAATTATTAATATATTACAAAAATGTTCATTACCTATACGTAGTCCATTAAATATGAATGCAGAACAGTATTTAGAATATATTTATAGAGATAAAAAAATATTAAAAAATAATATACGTATTATTATTCCAATAGAAATAGGAAAAGCTATTATTTATAATATAACTGAAAACATAATTCTTAATGCTATTCGCAAATTACAAAATATAAATTTATAA
- the rpe gene encoding ribulose-phosphate 3-epimerase: MTKCLIAASILSANFACLGQEINDVIHAGADIIHFDVMDNHYVPNITVGPTVLKAIRNYGIDSIIDVHLMTKPVDNLIISFAKAGANYITFHPENTYHVDRSINLIKQYGCKAGLALTPTTPLSYLDYVLEKIDMILIMAVNPGYAGQKFLPIIYKKIQNINSIVNKQTNKILLSVDGGINTNNISKIVICGADILVIGSFIFNNTMSYIQTIKCIKKNIFIK; encoded by the coding sequence ATGACTAAATGTTTAATTGCTGCATCAATTTTATCTGCTAATTTTGCTTGTTTAGGACAAGAAATTAATGATGTTATTCACGCAGGAGCTGATATTATACATTTTGATGTTATGGATAATCATTATGTCCCGAATATTACTGTAGGACCAACAGTTTTAAAAGCGATACGAAATTATGGTATTGATTCTATCATCGATGTACATTTAATGACAAAACCAGTAGATAATCTTATTATTTCTTTTGCTAAAGCAGGAGCAAATTATATTACCTTCCATCCTGAAAATACATATCATGTAGATCGTAGTATTAATTTAATCAAACAATATGGTTGTAAAGCAGGTTTAGCTTTAACTCCTACAACACCTTTAAGTTATTTAGATTATGTGTTAGAAAAAATAGATATGATTTTAATTATGGCAGTTAATCCTGGTTATGCTGGACAAAAATTTTTACCTATTATTTATAAGAAAATACAAAATATCAATAGTATAGTAAATAAACAAACGAATAAAATTTTATTGAGTGTTGATGGTGGTATTAATACGAATAATATTTCTAAAATTGTAATTTGTGGTGCTGATATATTAGTCATTGGATCATTTATTTTTAATAATACTATGTCTTACATACAAACTATTAAATGTATTAAAAAAAATATATTTATTAAATAA
- the trpS gene encoding tryptophan--tRNA ligase, giving the protein MLQKLTVFSGIQPTGNLTIGNYIGALSQWVMLQKQYLCIYCIADLHSLTVMKNVQNVNQNILDTLSMLLACGINPEKSIIFAQSNVPQHTQLNWILNCFAKFGELSRMTQFKEKSHCNNTNVVALFNYPILMAADILLYGTHKVPVGKDQIQHLELTRTLAKRFNNIYGNVFIVPEIIIRHHGSCIMSLSNPTKKMSKSDININNIISLLDNNKSIIYKIQHAITDSDTPPLIKYDLINKPGISNLLNILSNITNTSILKLEKEFDGQTYHYFKEYIIEHLNYFLNKLREKYYFYRQDENYLNNILLYGSEKAKAKASVLLNKIYHKLGLQ; this is encoded by the coding sequence ATGTTACAAAAACTAACAGTATTTAGTGGTATACAACCAACTGGTAATTTAACTATTGGTAATTATATAGGTGCTTTAAGTCAATGGGTAATGTTACAAAAACAATATTTATGTATATACTGTATAGCTGATTTACATTCTCTAACCGTGATGAAAAATGTTCAGAATGTAAACCAAAATATTTTAGATACATTGTCTATGTTATTAGCTTGTGGCATTAATCCAGAAAAAAGTATTATTTTTGCACAATCAAATGTACCACAACATACACAATTAAATTGGATTTTAAATTGTTTTGCTAAGTTTGGTGAATTAAGTAGAATGACGCAATTTAAAGAAAAATCTCATTGTAATAATACTAATGTTGTTGCTTTATTTAACTATCCCATTTTAATGGCCGCAGATATTTTATTATATGGCACACATAAAGTTCCTGTTGGTAAAGATCAAATACAACATTTAGAATTAACTCGTACTCTTGCAAAAAGATTTAATAAYATTTATGGTAATGTATTCATTGTGCCAGAAATAATCATAAGACATCATGGTAGTTGTATTATGTCTTTATCTAATCCTACAAAAAAAATGTCTAAATCAGATATAAATATAAATAATATTATTAGTTTATTAGATAATAATAAAAGTATTATATATAAAATTCAGCATGCCATCACAGATTCAGATACACCACCATTAATTAAATATGACTTGATAAACAAACCAGGAATCTCAAATTTATTAAATATATTAAGTAATATTACTAATACATCAATATTGAAACTTGAAAAAGAATTTGATGGACAGACATATCACTATTTTAAGGAATATATTATTGAGCATCTGAATTATTTTTTAAATAAATTACGTGAAAAATATTATTTTTATCGACAAGATGAAAACTACTTAAATAATATTTTATTATATGGTTCAGAAAAAGCAAAGGCAAAAGCTTCAGTCTTACTAAATAAAATTTACCATAAATTAGGTTTACAATAA
- a CDS encoding cyclic nucleotide-binding domain-containing protein: MVLQTQKDNSTLKGFLSFCKINEYPAKKILIHQGQIIKHLFYIIKGNVIVLLKNKAINKEIILYYLYTGNFIGTLGIFNKKYQHSTTTIQLKTECVIASISYKKFFHVININNDIIIKIALQMADKLNYISTNFGNLVFLDVINRITIALWHLAKSPVAITHPDGMQIRITRQEIGKIVGCSRETVGRKLKILEQQNTISARGKTIIVYGAR, translated from the coding sequence ATAGTGCTACAAACACAAAAAGATAATTCTACATTAAAAGGGTTTTTGTCTTTTTGTAAAATTAACGAATATCCTGCTAAAAAAATTTTAATACATCAAGGGCAAATTATTAAACATTTATTTTATATTATCAAAGGTAATGTTATAGTTTTATTAAAAAATAAGGCTATTAACAAGGAAATAATATTATATTATTTATATACAGGAAATTTTATTGGAACATTAGGTATTTTTAATAAAAAATATCAACATAGCACTACTACAATACAATTAAAAACAGAATGTGTAATCGCATCAATATCATATAAAAAATTTTTCCATGTTATTAATATTAATAATGATATTATCATTAAAATTGCTTTACAAATGGCGGATAAATTAAATTATATATCTACTAATTTTGGTAATTTAGTTTTTTTAGATGTAATTAATAGAATTACAATAGCTTTATGGCATTTAGCAAAATCTCCGGTAGCTATTACACATCCAGATGGGATGCAAATTAGGATTACTAGACAAGAAATTGGTAAAATTGTTGGTTGTTCTAGAGAAACCGTTGGTAGAAAACTAAAAATTTTAGAACAACAAAACACTATTTCTGCACGCGGCAAAACAATTATTGTGTATGGTGCACGTTAG
- the murI gene encoding glutamate racemase, translated as MYKILCLSQLNIFIFDSGIGGLSIFNFIKNKFQNINFIYLLDNAYFPYGNKSKSFIQKRLLKILLTISYKYNITLAIIGCNTASVSSLPYIRRYFNFPIIGISPMFDKAIKTTKNNVIGIIATHTTINNIHIQKKIHFINTNKQYLILSLASQRLVYFAEQKIAGKNNSIKILYDIFDKWYNLPVFPDSIILGCTHFLFIKNELKKVFPRHTIFIDSNHEVLAQLQKIIPPTYQKYYLQKNIFLYTKKTLKIKYLKKYIYNIGFHFTKKIKII; from the coding sequence GTGTATAAAATATTATGTTTGTCTCAATTAAATATTTTTATTTTTGATTCTGGTATAGGTGGTTTATCTATTTTCAATTTTATTAAAAATAAATTTCAAAATATTAATTTTATTTATTTATTAGATAATGCATATTTTCCTTATGGCAATAAGTCTAAAAGTTTCATACAAAAACGTTTATTAAAAATTTTATTAACTATTAGTTATAAGTATAACATTACATTAGCTATTATAGGCTGTAATACAGCTAGTGTATCTAGTTTACCTTATATAAGAAGATATTTTAATTTCCCCATTATAGGTATTTCACCTATGTTTGATAAGGCGATAAAAACCACAAAAAATAATGTTATTGGGATTATAGCTACTCATACTACTATAAATAACATTCATATTCAAAAAAAAATACACTTTATTAATACGAATAAACAATATTTAATATTATCATTAGCATCACAAAGATTAGTGTATTTCGCAGAACAAAAAATCGCTGGTAAAAATAATTCAATAAAAATTTTATATGATATTTTTGATAAATGGTATAATTTACCAGTTTTTCCAGATAGTATTATTTTAGGATGTACACACTTTCTTTTTATAAAAAATGAACTCAAAAAAGTTTTTCCTAGACATACGATATTTATTGATTCTAATCATGAAGTACTTGCACAATTACAAAAAATAATTCCACCAACATATCAAAAATATTATTTACAAAAAAATATTTTTCTTTATACAAAGAAAACTTTAAAAATAAAATATCTTAAAAAATATATATATAATATTGGGTTCCATTTTACTAAAAAAATTAAAATTATATAA
- a CDS encoding cysteine desulfurase family protein — protein MNKIIKHHNNIYLDYAATTPMDPRVIQKMYNYLIANDNFGNSISQIHYFGQKVHEDIEKARYQIAKIIGGNPQNIIFTSSASESINLAIKGIIYKYPKKKHIITCVSEHAATLQTCYFLEKQNLCDVTYLIVSNIGLIDLDCLEDHIKHNTILISIMHVNNEIGIIQDIQHIGEICKQKNIFFHVDATQSIGKYPFNLSNYNIDLLSFSAHKFYGPKGIGVLYTKHPCLIPLIHGGNHEKGMRAGTLATHQIIGMAEALHLTQKNIMNEIARIKYLKKMLWNGIRNIPGISLNSNLNNTTPYIINIRFKNIFNKLLLLEMHNIAVSLSSACMTNSYKLSHVLQSLGLTTKEIQSSIRISFGIFTTIQDINVTISAIHVAIHKIRHHNTFYSI, from the coding sequence ATGAACAAAATTATAAAGCATCATAACAATATTTATTTAGATTACGCTGCTACAACACCAATGGATCCAAGAGTTATTCAAAAAATGTATAATTATTTAATCGCTAATGATAATTTTGGTAACTCAATTTCTCAAATACACTATTTTGGTCAAAAAGTACATGAAGATATTGAAAAAGCAAGATATCAAATTGCTAAAATAATTGGTGGTAATCCACAAAATATTATTTTTACATCTTCAGCAAGCGAATCTATTAATTTAGCTATTAAAGGTATTATTTATAAATATCCTAAAAAAAAACATATTATTACTTGTGTTAGTGAACACGCAGCAACATTACAAACTTGTTATTTTTTAGAAAAACAAAATTTATGTGATGTTACTTATTTAATAGTTTCTAACATTGGTTTAATAGATCTTGACTGTTTAGAAGATCATATAAAACATAACACTATATTAATTTCTATTATGCATGTTAATAATGAAATAGGAATCATACAAGATATACAACATATCGGGGAAATATGCAAACAAAAAAACATTTTTTTTCATGTTGATGCTACACAAAGCATAGGTAAATATCCATTTAATTTATCTAATTATAATATTGATTTACTTTCTTTTTCGGCACATAAGTTTTATGGACCAAAAGGTATTGGCGTTTTATATACTAAACATCCTTGTTTAATACCTTTAATACATGGCGGTAATCATGAAAAAGGTATGCGTGCAGGTACTTTAGCAACACATCAAATTATTGGTATGGCAGAAGCATTGCATTTAACACAAAAAAATATTATGAATGAAATTGCAAGAATAAAATATTTAAAAAAAATGTTATGGAACGGAATAAGAAATATTCCAGGTATATCTTTAAATAGTAATTTAAATAATACTACTCCATATATTATTAATATAAGATTTAAAAATATATTTAATAAATTATTATTATTAGAAATGCATAATATCGCAGTATCATTATCTTCTGCTTGTATGACAAATTCTTATAAATTATCTCATGTTCTTCAATCTCTTGGATTAACAACAAAAGAAATACAAAGTTCAATTAGAATTTCTTTTGGCATTTTTACTACAATACAAGATATCAATGTCACAATATCTGCTATACATGTAGCAATACATAAAATAAGACATCATAATACATTTTATTCTATATAA
- the pykF gene encoding pyruvate kinase PykF → MKKTKIVCTIGPQSESKYILSKFLNLGMDVIRLNFSHSNHDNHLNRIIKIRDIIKKTGQKVAILLDTKGPEIRTMYLQNGMDVHLYAGQKFILSTDQNIIGNNQCIAITYADLINDLHINDKILIDDGLITMVVTAFDKHQIICQVLNNGILSEHKGINLPGISLKLPFLSRQDKKDLIFACKYDVDYIAASFVRTQEDILEMKRFLKLHDGDHIPIIAKIENQAGLKNFDSILNSADGIMVARGDLGVEIPVEDVIFAQKMIIKKCNYAGKIVITATQMLDSMIKNPRPTRAEAGDVANAILDGTDAVMLSGESANGKYPLQSLKIMSTICERTDLIMENRIHYYYHNDMSITDAVCRSAVEIAEKLKAPLIIVATRLGKSAKAIRKYFPKAMILALTTNYRTAKQLILSKGIFPKLVKQIASTDDFYIIGKQVALSSKYAIKGDVIVMVSGALVPSGTTNTTSIHII, encoded by the coding sequence ATGAAAAAAACAAAGATTGTTTGTACTATTGGTCCACAATCTGAATCAAAATACATTTTATCTAAATTTTTAAATTTAGGAATGGATGTTATCAGACTAAATTTTTCACATAGTAATCATGATAATCATCTTAATAGAATTATTAAGATACGTGATATTATAAAAAAAACAGGACAAAAAGTAGCAATATTATTAGATACTAAAGGGCCAGAAATACGTACAATGTATTTACAAAATGGCATGGATGTCCATTTATATGCTGGTCAAAAATTTATATTATCTACAGACCAAAACATTATTGGTAATAATCAATGCATTGCCATCACATATGCTGATTTAATTAATGATTTACATATTAATGATAAAATTTTAATTGATGATGGTTTAATTACTATGGTAGTTACAGCATTTGATAAACACCAAATAATATGCCAAGTACTTAATAATGGCATATTGTCAGAACATAAAGGTATTAATCTACCTGGCATATCTCTTAAATTGCCATTCTTATCCAGACAAGATAAAAAAGATCTAATATTTGCTTGTAAATATGATGTAGATTATATTGCTGCTTCTTTTGTACGTACACAAGAAGATATTTTAGAAATGAAACGATTTTTAAAATTGCATGATGGGGATCATATACCTATTATTGCTAAAATTGAAAATCAAGCAGGATTAAAAAATTTTGATAGTATTTTAAATTCTGCTGATGGTATTATGGTTGCGCGAGGAGATTTAGGAGTGGAAATACCCGTTGAAGATGTCATTTTTGCACAAAAAATGATTATTAAAAAATGTAATTATGCTGGTAAAATTGTAATTACTGCAACACAAATGTTAGATTCAATGATAAAAAATCCTAGACCTACTAGAGCAGAAGCTGGGGATGTCGCAAATGCAATATTAGATGGTACAGATGCAGTAATGTTATCTGGAGAAAGTGCTAATGGTAAATATCCATTACAATCATTAAAAATTATGTCTACTATTTGTGAAAGAACAGATTTAATTATGGAAAATAGAATTCATTATTATTATCATAATGATATGAGTATTACTGATGCAGTATGTCGTAGTGCTGTAGAAATAGCAGAGAAACTAAAAGCACCATTAATTATTGTTGCAACCAGATTAGGGAAATCTGCTAAAGCAATACGAAAATATTTTCCTAAAGCTATGATTTTAGCATTAACTACTAATTATAGAACAGCAAAACAATTAATTTTAAGTAAAGGTATTTTTCCTAAATTAGTAAAACAAATAGCATCTACTGATGATTTTTATATTATTGGCAAACAAGTAGCCTTATCCAGTAAATATGCTATTAAAGGAGATGTTATTGTTATGGTGTCTGGGGCATTAGTGCCTAGTGGTACTACTAATACGACTTCCATACATATTATATAG